The Kribbella sp. HUAS MG21 genome includes the window AGACGACAGGAGGAACGGTGGCTATCGGAACACGCTCGACCCGTCAGCGCGCGGCGGTCGCGCAGGCGCTCGACCTCATCGACGACTTCCGGACCGCCCAGGAGATCCACCAGGAGCTCCGGTCCGCGGGCGAGGCCGTCGGGCTGACCACCGTCTACCGCACCCTGCAGGCGCTCGCGGACTCCCGCGAGGTCGACGTACTGCGCACCGCCGACGGCGAAACGGCGTACCGGCGGTGCTCCAAGGGGCACCACCACCACCTGGTCTGCCGCAACTGCGGCCGCACCGTCGAGGTCGAGGGCCCGGCCGTGGAGCGCTGGGCCGACAAGGTCGCGGCCGAGCACGGCTACACCGACATCAGCCACACCCTGGAGATCTTCGGCACCTGCAAGGAGTGCCAGAAGGCGTGACCGCACCGCGGGGCTGATAAACTGACCGCAGTAAGCCTTCCGTACCGGACTCTTCCGGCGGGAGGCTTTTCTGCGTTCTGATTCCTTTGAGGAGACCTATGTCTGACCTTGTGGTGCGCCGTGTCCAGGCCTCGGACCGAGTCCTGATGGAGCGGCTGTGGCTGATGTTCCGCCACGACCTGTCCGAGTTCCAGGGCCAACTGCCTGGCCCTGACGGCGGCTACCGCAGTGAGTGGCTCGAGAACGTCCTGACCGGCGACCCGGAATGGGCCGGCTACCTGATCTCGCTCGGCGAGAACCCGGTCGGCTTCTGCTTCATGCGGGCCCTGCAGCAGCCGGTGCGGGTACTGAATGCCTTCTTCATGGTGCGTCCGGTCCGCCGGAACGGTCTCGGGCTGCGCGCGGTCCAGGAAGTGCTGGCGAACCACCCCGGGCCGTGCGAGGTCGCGTTCCAGGGGAACAACGAGAAGGCGGTCCGGTTTTGGCAGCGGGTCGCCACCGAGATCTCCGGCGACGTCTGGACGCAGGAGGAACGCCCGGTCAAGGGCAAGCCCGACGCGACCCCCGACCTGTGGATCTCGTTCAAGGTCTAGAACAGTACGACGGACCGCAGTACGTCGCCGTGGTGCATCTTGGTGAAGGCGGCCTCGACCTCGTCCAGCGCGATCGTCTCGGACACGAACCGGTCGAGCGGTAGCCGGCCCTGCAGGTGCAGGTCGATCAGCAGCGGGAAGTCGCGGGTCGGCAGGCAGTCGCCGTACCAGCTGGACTTCAGCGAGCCGCCGCGGCCGAAGAAGTCCAGTAGCGGCATGTCGAGCCGCATGTCCGGCGTGGGGACGCCGACCAGGACCACGGTTCCGGCCAGGTCGCGGGCGTAGAACGCCTGCTTCCAGGTCTCCGGGCGGCCGACCGCGTCGATCACGACATCGGCGCCGAACCCACCGGTCAGCTCCTGGACCGCCGCGACCACGCCGTCGTGGTCGAGGCCCTTCGAGTTGATCGTGTGGGTGGCGCCGAGTTCGCGCGCGGTGGCGAGCTTGCGTTCGTCGAGGTCGATCGCGATCACCTTCGCGGCCCCGGCGAGCCGCGCGCCGACCACGGCCGCCGTACCGACGCCGCCGGAACCGATCACGGCGACGGTGTCCCCGCGCCCGACGTTGCCGGTGTTGAGCGCGGCGCCGAGACCGGCCATGACCCCACACCCGAGCAGCCCGGCCACCTCCGGCTTGGCTGCCGGGTCGACCTTCGTGCACTGCCCGGCCGCGACCAGCGTCTTCTCCGCGAACGCGCCGATGCCGAGCGCGGGGCTCAGCTCGGTGCCGTCCTGGAGCGTCATCTTCTGCTCGGCGTTGTGCGTGCTGAAGCAGTACCACGGGCGGCCGCGCAGGCAGGCGCGGCAGTTCCCGCAGATGGCCCGCCAGTTCAGGACGACGAAGTCACCCGGCTGCACGTCGGTCACGCCGTCGCCGACCGACTCCACGATGCCGGCGGCCTCGTGGCCCAGCAGGAACGGGAACTCGTCGTTGATGCCGCCTTCGCGGTAGTGCAGATCCGTGTGGCAGACGCCGCACGCCTGCACCTGCACGACCGCTTCCCCGGGCCCCGGGTCCGGGATCGTGATCTGCTCGATCGACACCGGCGCACCCTTGGCCGCCGCCACCACCCCACGCACCGTCTGAGCCATCCCCCGACGCTAACTGCCGCAGCCGCCTCCCGTCAGCCTTCCGGGCGTGGCGGATTTTCCGCGTCCCTCCGAGGTCCACGGCGTACCGACCAACGGGACGTAGTCGTCTACGCATACCGCCCGCCATGCCTGAACCGGGCCCGTCAGGACCGGTGGACACCCACCACGACCCGTCGTTCGGTACGCCTCCGTGTCCACCAGTCGGGGGACAGTGCGTCAGCCAGGCGACGCTCCCGGGGACCGGTAGGTGCGGGCGAGAGTTGAGGGCATGGAGAACGCAGTGAGGGTGCGGGGTCTCGTCAAGCGCTACCCGGACAAGGTTGCGGTCGACGGTGTCGACCTGGACATCCACCGGGGCGAGGTGTTCGCCCTGCTCGGCCCGAACGGGGCCGGCAAGACGACGACCACGGAGATCCTGGAGGGGTATCGCCGGGCCGACGAGGGCGAGATCAGCGTGCTGGGCACGGACCCGGCGCACGGCGACCGGTACTGGCGCGCCCGGCTCGGGATCGTCGCGCAGACCACCCGCGACGAGGCGGTGCTGTCCGTCGCCGAGATGGTCACGCACTTCGCCGGCTACTACCCGAACCCGCGCGACCCGGAGCAGGTGATCGCCGCGGTCGGCCTCGAGGAGAAGCGCAGGACCCGGATCCGCAACCTGTCCGGCGGGCAGCGGCGCCGCCTGGACGTGGCGCTCGGCGTGATCGGGAACCCGGAACTGCTGTTCCTGGACGAGCCGACCACCGGCTTCGACCCGGAGGCGCGCCGGCAGTTCTGGACGTTGATCGAGGACCTCCGCACCGAAGGCACCACGATCCTGCTCACCACCCACTACCTGGACGAGGCCGAGCACCTCGCCGACCGGGTCGGGGTGATCGCCGACGGCCGGATGGTCGAGGTCGCGACCCCCGGGACCCTCGGCGGCCGCGGCGCCCGCACCGCGCGCGTCTCCTGGCTCGCCGCGGACGGACTGCGCGAAGTACGCACGGACCAGCCGACGGCCGAGGTCGCCCGGCTGATGGCGGAGTACGGCGGAGAGGTACCGGAACTGCAGGTACGGCGACCGAGCCTGGAAGACATCTACCTCGAACTGATCGGGGCCACCGCCGCTCCGGCACTGGAAGGAGCTGTTCGGTGAGCACCGCGTTGCCCTCGCCGCTGAAGGTCGGCCTGTCCCGCACCGGGATCGAGGTGAAGGAGTTCTTCCGCGAACGCGAGCAGCTGATCTTCACGTTCTTCTTCCCGATCATCTTCCTCGGCATCTTCTCCGCGGTGTTCGGCGGCACCGAGTTCGCCGGCGGCGTCACCGCGGCGACGTACTTCACGCCCGGGATGATTGCCTCCGGCATCTTCCTGACGAGCTTCCAGTCGCTGGCCATCGCGATCGCGATCGAGCGCGACCAGGACGTGCTGAAACGGCTCCGCGGGACGCCGATGTCGCCGCAGTCGTACTTCATCGGCAAGATCGGGATGGTCCTGATCACCTCGGTCCTGCAGTTCGCGCTGCTGCTGGCAATCGCCGGGCTCGCGCTCGGCGTCGACATCCCGACGGCACCGGTCAAGTGGCTGCACTTCCTGTGGATCTTCGTGCTCGGCACCGCGTCGGGTTCGGTGCTGGGGATCGCGTTCTCCGTCGTACCGAAGTCCGGGCGGGCCGCGTCGGCGGTCGTCACACCGGTCGTCCTGCTGCTGCAGTTCATCTCCGGCGTGTACTTCGTCTACAGCAGCCTGCCGGCGTGGATGCGGACGGTGTCGGAGTTCTTCCCGCTCAAGTGGCTCGCGCAGGGCATGCGCTCGGTGTTCCTGCCGGACGGGTACGAGGTCAACGAGCCGGGCGGGTCCTGGCAGCTCGGCACCGGCGCGATCGTGCTGTCGGTCTGGCTGCTCGTCGGGCTCTTCCTCGCCCAGCGGCTCTTCCGGTGGACCCGCCGGGACGCGGGCTGATGGACCGGGTGCCGATCCGCGACTGGAGGATGATGGGTTCCGTGCAGAGTTCACGCGGTGGCGCCGGACAGCCGGTCTGGACACAGACGCTGGTCGGCTGGCACATCGTGTTCTGGGTCCTGCTCGGGATGACGCTCGGTCTGTCCTTCACCGGTGAGCTCGGCACGGTCCGGCAGTCCGTGTACGTCGGCACGGTCGTGCTGCTCGGTGCGGCGTACCAGTTCGTCGGTCTGCCCGCGGTGCGCTCGCGCCGGGCGCTGCCGTCGTACGTCTATCGGCTCGTCCTGGTCGGCTCGCTGATGGTGCTGATCGGGTTGTATCCGCAGTCGGTGTTCCTGATGTTCATCGCGTCGGCGCAGATCTGGCTGCTGTGCGAGAACCTCCGCGAGGGCGTCGGGTTCAGCCTGCTGCTGGTGGTCGGCGTCGGTACTGCGCAGTTGTGGAGCGCGGGGTGGGGCTGGGACGCGTTCTGGAACATCCTGCCGTGGATGCTGGTCAGCCTGGTCGTCAGCCTGCTGTTCGGGATCTGGATCGAGCGGGTGATCACGCAGAGCCAGCAGCGCGCGGAGCTGATCGAGCAACTCGAGTCCGCGCGGGACGAGCTCGCCGACGCGCACCACAGCGCCGGGGTGATGGCCGAGCGTGAACGGATGGCGCGGGAGATCCACGACACCCTTGCGCAGGGGATGACGTCGATCGTGATGCTCGCGCAGGCGGCGTCGGCCGAGCTCGCGCGGGGAGGTGCTTCGGGCGCCGCGGCGCGGTTGGCGGCGATCGAGGACACCGCGCGGGAGAACCTCGCCGAGGCGCGGGCGCTGATCGCCGCGTTCACCCCGATCGCGTTGTCCGAGGCGACGTTGACCGAAGTACTGCGCCGGCAGGCCGAGCGGTTCGCGGCCGAGACCGGGGTCGACGTACGGGTGTCGCTGGACCTGCCCGACGACGAGGTGGCGGCGCTGCCGCAGGCCCAACAGGTCGTGTTGTTGCGGTCGGCGCAGGAGGCGCTGGCCAACGTACGCAAGCATGCGGCGGCGACGCAGGTACTGATCACGCTCGGGTTGTCGGACGGCGGGGTGTGGATCGAGATCCGCGACGACGGGTCCGGGTTCGCGCCGGGGGCGGTGTCCGGGGGCTTCGGGCTGAACGCGATGCGCGGCCGGGTCGAGGAGTCCGGCGGCACCGTCTCGGTGGAGAGTAGGCCCGGTCACGGCACCCGGGTACAGGTCTTGATTCCGGCTGTCCAGGAGGATGCGTGATTCGGGTTCTGGTGGTGGACGACCACCCCGTTGTACGTTCCGGGCTGAGCGGGATGCTGTCGGTGACCGACGACATCACCGTCGTCGGCGAGGCCGGTGATGGTTCCGAGGCGCTCGCGCTCGTCGAGTCGACCCGGCCGGACGTCGTACTGATGGACCTGCGGATGCCGCGGATGGACGGCGTCGCGGCCACCGGGGCGATCGTGTCCGGGTACCCGTCGACGCGCGTGCTGGTGCTGACGACGTACGACACCGACACGGACATCTTGCACGCGGTCGAGGCCGGCGCCGCGGGCTACCTGCTCAAGGACACGCCACACGCCGACCTGCTGAACGGCATCCGGGCCGCCGCGCGCGGCGAGACCGTGCTCGCACCGCCGGTCGCGGCACGGCTGATGTCACGCCTGCGTACGCCGACCACACCCGCCGCGGCGCCGTCGCCGCGTGAACTCGAGGTCCTCGCCGCGGTCGCGCGCGGCCTCAGCAACGCCGAGATCGGCCGCGAGCTGTTCATCGGCGAGGCCACGGTCAAGACCCACCTCCAACGCCTGTTCGCCAAACTCGACGTCGACGACCGCACCCGCGCCGTCACGGTCGCAATCGAACGCGGCCTGCTCCCCTCACCGGGACGCTGAGCAGGCCGTTCGACTGGTACGCGTCAGCGTTCCTGGCTGGTGTCGGGTGCGCCGCGCATCAGGCGCAGGCGCGGGTCCTGGATGCCGCCGTTGCTGCCGGATTCCTGATCCGCCGGACGCTCGCCGACCTGCTCGGACCGTGGCGTCGGGTTCGTGCCGGCGCGCATCGCGTGGGCCAGCTCGGCGGTCCGATTGGCCTCGTCGATGCTGTACTGCGCGCTCTCGTTGACGTTGTGCATCTGCCGGTCGATGCCCTCCCGCACGCCCGTCAGGCCGTCGCGGGTCCGGTTCACGTCGACCGTCAGCGACGTACTGGCGTCCTGGATCGCGGCGGAGTGCACCCCGCCGCCGACCTGCAGCTGGGCCTGCTCGAGCTGGATCGCCGTGGTCCGGGCGTTACCGAGCTGGTCGTAGGCAGTCTTCAGTCCGGTGTCCGCCTGCGCGGTCAGGTCCCTGAGGTGGGTCACCCGGGTACGCAGCTCGGCGGCCGCCTCCGCGCCGTACTCCGGAGTGTTCCCGAGCTCGTCGACGTCGCGGAGCGCCTGGTCGAGGAACGCCGAACTCCTGCCCAGGTCGTCGTGGAACTCCTCCAGCTCGTTCTGCGCTCGGCCGATCCGGGACGCGAGATCTCCGGCGTCCTGGGCCGCGGAGTTGAACGAGAGCCGCACCCGGTCGTCGGCGTCCTGCCAGCGGGCCACGTCACCAGGATCCCGGGAAGCGGACGCGAGCCGGCCTTGTACCTCGGCCTCGTACTCGGCCTCCCGCACGCGCCCGGCCCCGGACTGCAGCTGGGCGATGTCCTCCAGCCGGTTGTCCAGCAGCCGGCCGTAGTTCCGGTCCTGGAGCGAGTCGGCGACCATGTCGAGCGTCGCCCGCGCCCGGTTCATCGCCTCCGCGACCCGGTCGGTGAGGAACGGGATGTCCTGCGCGCTCGCCATCAGTGCTGGCCCTTCGTTCCGTCCGCGGCGTCCTGTTCGATGACCTGGGGTGCTTGGGGTACCTGGGGTGCGGCTTGTGTCTGGGAGGTGGCGCGTGCCCGGGCGTCGGCGGCCAGCCGGTCGTCCTCGGCAAGGCCGGCACGCAGCTGCTCGGCAACCCGGCGGACCTGCTCCTGTGCGGCCCGTAGTTCCCGCTCCACGCTCTGCTGTGGCGTCTCGCCCGTCGGCTGGTCCTGCACGCTGCATCTCCCGTTCATGTCGTTGACACTTGCAACGAGACTAGACGCTACGGGGTCGAGCGCCGTTCCCACGACTGATCGATCTCGGTTTTCGGGGTCTCGATTTCCGCCGCGCGTCTCAGCTTTCGGCGGCGGGTCTCAGCTTTCGGCGCTCACCGGGTTCGGCACCGCACCGCCGTAACGCCGGTCACGCTGGGCATAGATCTCGATCGCCCGCCACAGGTCCCGCCGGTCGAAGTCCGGCCAGAGTGTGTCGAGGAACACCATCTCGGCGTACGCCAGCTGCCACACCAGGAAGTTGCTGGTCCGCTGCTCGCCCGACGACCGCACGAACAGGTCGACCTCGGGGATGTCGGGCGCGTACAGGTGCCGGGCGACCGTCTGCTCGGAGATCCGGTCCGGATTGATCTTGCCGTCGGCAACCTCCCGCGCGATCGCCCGCATCGCGTCCGCGAGCTCCGCGCGGCCGCCGTAGTTCACGCAGAACTGCAGCGTGATCGTGTCGTTGTGCTTCGTCCGCTCCTGCGCGTACTCGAGCTCGTCGATCACGCTCTTCCACAACCGCGGCCGCCGCCCGGACCACACCACCCGCACCCCCATCGCGTCCAGCTCGTCGCGCCGCCGGTGGATCACCTCCCGGTTGAACCCCATCAGGAACCGCACCTCCTCCGGCGACCGCGCCCAGTTCTCCGTCGAGAACGCGTACGCCGAGATGTACTTCACCCCGATCTCGATCCCACCCTTGATCACATCCAGCAACGAGGCCTCCCCCGCCTTGTGCCCCTCGGTCCGAGCCAGCCCCCGCTGCTTCGCCCACCGCCCGTTCCCATCCATCACAATCGCCACATGCCGCGGCACCAACTCCCGCGGAATCCCCGGCGCCCGAGCCCCCGAAGGATGCCCCTCCGGCGCCACCACCACCTTCTTCTCCCCCGGCTGTGCAACCCCACCCCGACCCCGACGACGACCAATAGGCGACATACCCGCAGTCTCCCATTCCCCTCCCCCGCACCTGCACGGGCAGGAACGTTGCCCGCCGACAGCGGCAACGTAAGACGAGTTGCGAGCGCTGGTATATCAAGCGGGCAGGACGGGTCTCGCAGTACAGCGAGCGTTGCGCGAGCCGGTGCTGCTCTGCCCGCCCACGCATGGCCCGAAGCCCACGAACCGGGTCAACGGAGCACTCGCCTCGTTCAGCAGGTGCTCAGACCCCGCTTAACCGACCTGCGCCGTACGGACCAGACGCACAGAGGGCCCCCGGAGCCAAGCGCCGTACGCTCACTCGCCGCTTACCAAGTGTCACTGCAACAACCTGCAACCTGTGGACAACCCACCCCGCCGAACACCCTCCGTATGCGACCCTTAACCCACCCCGACCAGAACGGAGCCCACCCCATGCCCCGCCGACCGGCCTTCGCCCCCGCCATCGCCGCCCTCAGCGCCCTCCTGGCGCTCACCGCGTGCCAAGGCTCCCCGGAAGCCGGTCAACCCAACACGACCGCGCCGTCGACCGCATCGAGCAGCAGTCCGGCGCCAACCGTTCCGAGTACTCCCACCACGCCTGGTTGGACAGCCGAGGAACAGGCTGCCATCACCGCCGCGACGACGCGCTATCTCGCGGCCCGCCGTGCGACCGAGCAAGCGCTGCAGAATCCTGCTCAGGCCGAGCGGACAGAGCTGGAGCGCAGCGGGAACGGTGGCCAGTGGCTGACGGATGTCATCGAGGACATCACATTTTTCCGGGACAACGGTTGGTATCAGGCCGGGGCGGTCACGCTGTCCTCGCCGACAGTGAAAACGGTTCGGTTGGCGGGGCAGCAACCTGAGGTCACTCTGACGAGCTGCATCGACTCCAGTGCCGTCGTCGTTCGGTACCAGGCCACGAAGAAGCCGGTACCACTCGGCCCCGACAACGGCTCCCGCCACCTGGCGCAGGCGCGCATCGTCCTGGCTCCAGGTTCCGATGGCCGCAAAGCATGGTTCCTGATCAGCGAAACTGGCGATGCCAAGTGCTGATTTCGAAACGAGTAATTCGCAGCTTGCTGCCATCGATTCTCGCGATGGCGCTCAGCGCTGTCGGCCTGCCCACTGAACCAATCTTGCCGCCAAAACCTCAGGGCGAGGTTATCGCGAAATGCAATAAGATTCTCAACAAGTGCTGGTGGGTGCCGAAATCTACCTTGAAGCTGCCTGGAAAGCCACCCAAACCGGGAAAACCTGACCAGCGCGAGAAGATCAGCAAGACAGTCTGCGAATTTAAGGGCGCTGTTCAGGCATGCACGGACCCGGTCAAGGGCAACTGGTCCAACAGCCAACAGTGCTACATGCGGCGCGAGACACCCCAGCCTCCGTTTAGCGATCCACGCTGGCAAGGACATACCGACGGGAGTATCTGGGCGTGTACTCGTGAGCAAGGGTATGACCAAGGCCGACACATCGTCACCAAATGGGTTTGGTTGCCCGGGACACCTGACACGGTGGTGGTCGATCCGGTGACCCTGGCCTATCAGGCAGTTACAGAGATGGAACTGGCGGCACCGCTTATCAGGACAGCACCCGACGCGAGCCAGGTCGGCCTGGTGAACATGCCGGTCTGGCTTTGGGTTGCCAAGACCGAAAATACCTGGGGGCCGATTGTTCGGAGCGCGAGTGTTCCTGGGTTGTCGGTTACTGCGACTGCTCGGGTCAAGGCCGTCAACTGGTCGATGGGTGATGGGAGTACGGTGCGGTGTGAAGGGCCGGGGACGCCGTACGACGCTTCGATGGGCGTCAAGGGTTCGCCTACTTGTGGGCACAGGTATGTGAAGACCTCGCACAAAATGCCGGACTGCAAGTACCCCGTGACCGCGGTTGCGCAGTGGGAGATCGGTTGGCAGAGCACGCTCGGGGACAACGGGGAGATCTCCATGACCCAGCAGGCGGCGACGCAGTTGCATATCGGTGAGGCTGTTCCCGTTCTGGTCGACCCGGATGGTGGTGCCGTCACCGTGCCCCCGAAGGACGGCTGTTGAGGGTGAGTGGAAGGCAATAGGTTCGGGGTATGACGGATTGGCCTTCGGTTGATGTGGTTCGTGCGGACCTGGTGGGGGTGCTGGCGCGGTTTCGGGCCGGGCGGACGCGAGCGTTCAGCTTTGGGGACCGAGGGCCTGAGGCTGTGATGCTGACGTACGACGAGTTCGAGGATCTCGGCGGTGAAGGCAAGTTCCGGGTTGCCGACGAGGTGGTCGAGCCGGGGGCGATGGCGGATCGTCTGCCTCAGGTGGTGCGGGAAGGGACCGGCGATCCGGTGGTGTGGGGCGAGGGCGGGGAACCAGAGGCGGTGGTGATGTCTGCGACCCAGTACCGCGACCTTCGGGGCGACGATCACCCGCCGGCGGGTGTTGTGGACGATCCGACCGTGCGGACCTATGCCACCGAACCACTCCCCGACAGCCGCCCGCTGGACCTCGACGAGTGGGCCGCCCGCATGGGACCCGACACCCAGGAGCTGCTGGAAGATCTGCGCCGCGAGGACCGCGAGGAGTCGTGAGCGGCGGAGCCCGGTATCAGCTGATAGCGGGGCCTGACTTCGACGTCGACTATCTGCGGATAGATCGTGCAGCCCAGAGAGATCCGTCCGGGCCTGAAGCCGCGTTGCGGCGGCAGGTGGTTCGGACGATGCTCGACCTCGCCAACGGCAAATCCGATGGTCATCACGCGCTGGGTTGCGCTCCGGGCAAAGGCGACCTTCGTGACTGTGTCACGGCGTATGTTCGGTCGGACCCACACCGGCCTGCTGATTACCGCTTGGTGTTTCGCGAGATCGGGCCGGCTGCGCCAGGCGGAATCCCACGCCGGGAACTGCTGGCGATCAAGCCTCGGCGCGGGCGTAACAACGTGTACGCCCACCTGTGTGCCCGGCTGAATCGCCATCCGCGGGACAGGCAGCCTGGCCTCGATCGGTTCGACAAGTGGGAGACCGTCGGCGTAGGCGCCACCGGACGACAGGCGCAGTTGGACGCGAAGCGTGCCATCGCGCACGCCTGGGCCGGACAGCAGCCACTCCGTACAGCACGCCCATTAATTCCCGGATCACCATCCGGCTCCCAGGCCGAAACATCTCGAGCGGCGCCAGATCGAAGCCGCCGCGGAAACGAAGGTCGCAGCACCGAGCGCACTGAGCCCATGACTCCTGCAGTCACCGCCCGATCCAGATACGGGCGGCCGAGCCCGACAGGCTGGCCGGAGCGCGATCGGTAGCGAGGCGGGGGTGTTGGTAGCTAATCAGCGGGGTCTGCTCGGTACGCCGCGTTCGCGAGAGTTCGTTGAGCCTGGGAAGCCGGAGGCTCCGGCTGTGGCTCCTGAGGCGCGGAAGGGTGGGGTCTCGAAGGGGATCGAGCGGCTCAAGGACACCGCGCAGGACAAGTAGGCGACGCGATGCGGAGATGGAGGGCTTGTCGTGGTCTAGTGGCGTTCGTCCGGGCCTCGTTCGCGGGTTGAAGAGATTCGATGGGCGGCTGACGAAGGTGTGGTCTTCGTGCCGTGGGTGGGGATGGTGGCTGCGCCGGTGATGCCCTCGGTGGTGAGGCGGAGGGACTGCTCGGTGTCTTGTCGGGCGCGCGGGTCGGTCAGGGGCTCGATGCACTCCGCCAGGGCTTCGCGGACGGGTTCGGCGCCGATGCCGAAGGCCTCCGCCATCACCTCGTTCTGGCGGTCGGCGATCCGCGTCCAGTCGATGCGGTAGCCCGCGGCCTCTGCTACGTGGTCCAGGAAGATGCGCTGCGTTCGGCCGTTGCCCTCGACGAACGGGTGGAGCACGTTGACGCCGGCGTACGTCCTGGCGAGGACGTCGACGACCTCGTGCGTCGGTCGGTTACGGAGGTCGGCGGGATCGCCCAACTGTGAGAAGATCACGGGCGCCAAGCGCTCGATGTCCTCCGGTTTCACGAACTCGTTGCCCGGCGCATCCGGATCCTGGGACGGCCGGACCAACTCGGTGACCCGCAGATCTCCGGCCCAGTCGTAAACGTCCTGGAACAGGTGCCGATGGATCGCCCGGAGATGGTCCAGGTCGAACGTCCGCGGGATCTCGACGTCGCCGGCGATGAGCTCGACCGCCCGCTCCGCCGTCCGGGAGCGCTCGGCGCGTTCCAGCTCGGCCGCGTCGTGGATGCCGAGCTTGTTGATCTTGCAGTCGTCGATCTGGCCGGGCCAGAAGTAGTCTCCCCAGTTCTCGAACGTCGGCATCAGAGCTGTTCGTCCAGGAGTTGGCGGCGTTGTTCGGCGGTGATTTCGCCCAGGAGGTAGCGGGCGAAGATGTCTATTTCCTTGTCGCTGAGGGGCATGTTCTCCATGCGCCAGGAGGCGATCAGGTTGTTGAGTTGGTGGCGTTTCTCAGGGTCGAGACGGTCCACAGGTCTTTCGGAAGGCATCAGGACGCTCCTGGGGTCAGGTCCAGGTGGGGTAGGGAGCGGAGTTGGTTGTCTTGGTGGTAGGTGAAGAAGGCGGCTATCAGGCCTGTGGATTCTCGGCGGGTTCTGGGGTCGGCTTGGAGGGCGGTGGGCCAGTCGCCGGTGAGGAGGGCTGCCAGGTGGGTGACTGTGGCTTGGGAGGGCATGGCTGAGGCGGGTGGGCGGCAGGTGGTGCAGACTATGCCGCCGGCGGCGGGGTTGAAGGCTCGGTGGGGGCCTGGTTCGCCGCAGCGGGCGCAGTCGTCGAAGGACGGGGCGTAGCCGGCGATCGCCAAGGACCGCAGCAGGAACGAGTCGAGGACCAGGGCGGGCTCGCGTTCGCCGGTGGAGAGGACTCGCAACGCGCCGGCGAGGAGCAGGTGTTGCTGGGTGGCGGGTTCCTTCTCCTCGACGACCAGGCGGTCGGCCGTTTCCAGCAGGACCGTGCCGGCCGTGTACCGCGCGTAGTCGTCGACGATTCCCTCGCCGTACGCCGCGATGGACTCGGCCTGGGTGACGACGTCCAGCGTGCGGCCGGTCGCGAGTTGCAGGTCGACGTAGCTGAACGGTTCCAGGCGGGCGCCGAAGCGCGACGACGTACGTCGGACGCCCTTGGCGACCGCGCGGACCTTGCCGTTGGCGCGGGTCAGCAGCGTGGCGATCCGGTCCGCCTCACCCAGCTTCTGGGTGCGCAGCACGATCGCCTGATCCCGGTAGAGCGGCACGAGGTCAGTGTCTCACCCGCGGCCGACATACTCCTCGAGGCTGATCGGCTCCCGCCCGGTGATGTCCCGCACCGCGGTCGACACATGCGACAGTTCGCCGCTGGCGATCGCGGCGTACGACGTGACCCACCCGGCCACCTCCCACGCCGGCGCGCCGTACGACTCCCGCGACCGGTACGCCTCGTCCAGCGTCTCCGCCTCGTACCGGACCTTGCGCCCCCACGCCTCGGTCAGCACCCCGGCCGCCTCGGACAGCGTGAACGCGGACGGCCCGGTCAGGTCGTACGTCGCCCCGCCGAAGCCGGCCCCGGTGAGTACCCGGGCCGCCACCGCCGCCACGTCGTCCCGTGCCACCGCCGACACCCGCCCGTCCCCCGCCGGCCCGCGGATCACGCCGTCCTGACCGACGAACCCGGGCACGAAGTCGAGGTACAGGTTGTCCCGCAGGAACGTGAACTCGACACCGCTCGCCCGGATGTGTTCCTCGGTGTGCCAGTGGTCGCGCGCGAACGTGAACGTCGCCCCCGGCGCCGCACCGACGAACGACGTGTACACGATCCGCCGCACCCCGGCTGCCACCGCGGCGTCGACCGTTGCCTTGTGCAACGCCACCCGGTCCGCCGACTCGGTTGCGCTCAGCAACATCAGTACGTCGACCCCGTCCAGCGCCGCGAGC containing:
- a CDS encoding isoprenyl transferase, with product MSPIGRRRGRGGVAQPGEKKVVVAPEGHPSGARAPGIPRELVPRHVAIVMDGNGRWAKQRGLARTEGHKAGEASLLDVIKGGIEIGVKYISAYAFSTENWARSPEEVRFLMGFNREVIHRRRDELDAMGVRVVWSGRRPRLWKSVIDELEYAQERTKHNDTITLQFCVNYGGRAELADAMRAIAREVADGKINPDRISEQTVARHLYAPDIPEVDLFVRSSGEQRTSNFLVWQLAYAEMVFLDTLWPDFDRRDLWRAIEIYAQRDRRYGGAVPNPVSAES
- a CDS encoding Fic family protein, with amino-acid sequence MPTFENWGDYFWPGQIDDCKINKLGIHDAAELERAERSRTAERAVELIAGDVEIPRTFDLDHLRAIHRHLFQDVYDWAGDLRVTELVRPSQDPDAPGNEFVKPEDIERLAPVIFSQLGDPADLRNRPTHEVVDVLARTYAGVNVLHPFVEGNGRTQRIFLDHVAEAAGYRIDWTRIADRQNEVMAEAFGIGAEPVREALAECIEPLTDPRARQDTEQSLRLTTEGITGAATIPTHGTKTTPSSAAHRISSTRERGPDERH
- a CDS encoding antitoxin VbhA family protein, which encodes MPSERPVDRLDPEKRHQLNNLIASWRMENMPLSDKEIDIFARYLLGEITAEQRRQLLDEQL
- the recO gene encoding DNA repair protein RecO codes for the protein MPLYRDQAIVLRTQKLGEADRIATLLTRANGKVRAVAKGVRRTSSRFGARLEPFSYVDLQLATGRTLDVVTQAESIAAYGEGIVDDYARYTAGTVLLETADRLVVEEKEPATQQHLLLAGALRVLSTGEREPALVLDSFLLRSLAIAGYAPSFDDCARCGEPGPHRAFNPAAGGIVCTTCRPPASAMPSQATVTHLAALLTGDWPTALQADPRTRRESTGLIAAFFTYHQDNQLRSLPHLDLTPGAS
- a CDS encoding SDR family oxidoreductase, translated to MIGVTGSTGQLGSRIVSQLAGESLRLIVRDPARAPSVPGASVAQAAYGEHAALLAALDGVDVLMLLSATESADRVALHKATVDAAVAAGVRRIVYTSFVGAAPGATFTFARDHWHTEEHIRASGVEFTFLRDNLYLDFVPGFVGQDGVIRGPAGDGRVSAVARDDVAAVAARVLTGAGFGGATYDLTGPSAFTLSEAAGVLTEAWGRKVRYEAETLDEAYRSRESYGAPAWEVAGWVTSYAAIASGELSHVSTAVRDITGREPISLEEYVGRG